In one Carassius carassius chromosome 14, fCarCar2.1, whole genome shotgun sequence genomic region, the following are encoded:
- the LOC132157055 gene encoding regulating synaptic membrane exocytosis protein 1-like isoform X9, with translation MFALVGLSFVFSLTLPACLKLKSRLSVVTATQRTVIRRVLRCTDKITISHISDLQPSLDRVRSASTNCLRPGSNSNSPERDRSTQSLPRTRPMSPRILIQHASPEDDSWVLEAMFPAQETVHHLSAKPDAQRQSRTLDKPSCQKRGKKISESERVQPHSSSKFSSSTAAPSLTRKIRQLPQVPAKSSSVEQALASEERTRQMKVRTFQTPAPSSTSHDLERTLKNKRELYKEQRQSCENVSHKSSDSDVSDVSAISRASSASRISSTSYMSIQSERPRGQFSRHIHPSSRSMLKSTSVSGEIYTLERTDGSQSDTALGTLGAGGKKRRSSLSARVVAIVGIPSRRSRSTSQLSQTEAANKKAKGSSKIQRSQETGMAVEYPRNVMARQASRESTDGSMNSYSSEGNLIFSGMRLGADSQFSDFLDGLGPAQLVGRQTLATPAMGDVQIGMINKKGHLEVEVIRARGLIPKPGSKSLPAPYVKVYLLENGACKSKKKTKIARKTLDPLYQQSLLFEESPQGKVLQVIVWGDYGRMDHKCFMGVAQILLEELDLSSTVIGWYRLFPPSSLVDPTLAPLTRRASQTSLDSSVPPGIRS, from the exons ATGTTTGCACTTGTTGGACTTTCGTTTGTGTTCAGCTTAACACTTCCTGCATGCCTTAAGTTAAAGTCACGGCTGTCTGTAGTCACTGCCACTCAACGTACAGTCATACGTCGAGTTCTTAGGTGCACAGACAAGATCACCATTAGCCATATTAG TGATCTACAGCCCTCTCTTGACAGGGTTAGAAGTGCTAGTACCAACTGTCTGAGACCAGGTTCTAATTCCAATTCACCTGAACGAGACAG GAGCACCCAGTCTCTGCCCCGTACCAGACCTATGAGCCCCAGGATCCTAATTCAGCATGCCTCCCCAGAAGACGACAG CTGGGTTTTGGAGGCTATGTTCCCCGCTCAAGAGACAGTTCACCACCTCAGTGCAAAGCCTGACgcacagag GCAGTCGAGAACTCTGGACAAGCCTAGCTGTCAGAAACGTGGCAAGAAAATATCTGAAAGCGAGCG GGTGCAGCCACACTCCAGCTCCAAATTTTCCTCATCTACAGCGGCCCCTTCTTTGACACGCAAGATCAGACAGCTTCCCCAAGTCCCTGCCAAAAGCAGCAGTGTAGAGCAAG CTCTTGCTTCAGAGGAGCGAACGCGGCAAATGAAAGTACGTACCTTCCAAACACCAGCTCCCTCCAGTACCAGCCACGATCTGGAGAGGACGCTCAAGAATAAAAGAGAG CTTTATAAGGAGCAGCGACAGAGCTGTGAAAATGTATCCCATAAGTCCTCAGACAGTGATGTCAGTGACGTGTCAGCCATCTCTCGTGCCAGCAGTGCCTCGCGGATCAGTAGCACCAGCTACATGTCCATTCAATCAGAACGACCCAGGGGTCAATTTAG CCGTcatatccatccatccagccgCAGCATGCTGAAGAGTACGAGTGTTAGTGGGGAAATCTACACTCTGGAGCGTACGGATGGCAGTCAGTCAGACACCGCTCTGGGAACACTGGGAGCAGGAGGCAAAAAGCGCAGATCCAGCCTTAGCGCGCGTGTAGTCGCCATCGTGGGCATTCCCTCCCGCCGCAGCAGGAGCACCTCTCAGCTCAGTCAGACAG AGGCAGCCAACAAGAAAGCAAAGGGATCCAGTAAGATCCAGCGCAGTCAGGAGACGGGAATGGCAGTGGAGTATCCCCGCAATGTCATGGCTCGCCAAGCCAGTCGAGAGTCCACTGATGGCAGCATGAACAGTTACAGCTCTGAGGGCAA TCTGATCTTCTCAGGGATGAGGTTAGGGGCCGACAGCCAGTTCAGTGACTTCCTAGATGGACTTGGCCCTGCTCAGCTGGTGGGTAGACAAACACTTGCCACGCCGGCTATGG gaGATGTTCAGATTGGAATGATAAACAAGAAAGGGCACCTGGAAGTTGAGGTTATCAGGGCCCGTGGTCTTATACCTAAACCAGGTTCCAAATCGCTGCCGG CTCCCTATGTCAAGGTCTATTTGCTGGAAAACGGAGCATGCAAATCAAAAAAGAAAACCAAGATTGCACGGAAAACGCTTGATCCCTTATATCAGCAATCGCTGCTGTTTGAGGAAAGTCCGCAGGGTAAAGTTCTTCAG GTAATAGTCTGGGGAGATTATGGCCGCATGGACCACAAATGTTTCATGGGAGTCGCCCAGATTCTTTTAGAGGAGCTGGATCTTTCTAGCACCGTGATCGGTTGGTACAGACTGTTTCCCCCTTCATCATTGGTCGACCCGACGTTAGCTCCTCTCACTCGTCGTGCTTCCCAGACCTCGCTGGACTCTTCAGTGCCGCCGGGCATCAGGTCCTAG